CGTATGCCCTCAACTTCCCCATGTCCTTGGTGGCCAGGTCCTTCTCCAGCGATTTTGCTTTCTTATCCAGCAAGGTCGCCAGCTCATGAGCGCCCTTTATGGTGGCCTCGCTTGGCGAATGCTCGGTAATGAATTGGAAGACAACGTCCCTTAAGGGGACCTCCTGCCCCTCCAACTCCTCCAGTTCAGGAACGAACTCCCCAACCCAGAAGAGCAATGAATGAAAATGAGACAGTATCTTTCCTCTCTCCTCGGGCGTTAGGCAATCGTCAGCGCACTTGTCCCCGTTCACCGATGCTCCTCCCCCCGCCGAACGCGACCGCACAGGTCGTGTGCCATGGTCAAGGGGTCCTTGGGCAGGGACCTGACTAGCTGGCAGATAGAGTCCAACCCGACCTTGTGACCGACAGATACGTAGCGGGCCTTTCCCCTAGGACCTTTTACCACCCGCCCTACCTCTTCGTCGTCCAAGTATAGGGTTCCAGATCTTACATTTCCGGAGAGGGCGCTCTTGCCCACCCCGCCGGCGGCAACGTCGTGGACCACTCCGAACTGGGAGGCGATCCCGGCCCGGCGGGGGTGGGCCCGTCCGTGCCCATCGATGAGATACAGTGTGTCTTGACGCCCTTGCTCTAAAAGTAACGAATAGGGCCGCATCTCCCGGAACCCTAGATAACCCGGTACGTAAGGGAAGTTCACCTGGCATTCGGACGCACGCTCCTCCAAAATGACCCCTTTTCGGTCCAGTACTACCATGGCGGCGAATGCTTTGTCCCCATCGTAAGAGACATCCAGACCGGCTATGCGGTCGAAGGCCAGGGCGTCCCCTTCCTGGAGCACGTTGGCGGCCAGCTCCCTCTGGACCGCGGCCATCTTCTCCAGTATGGGATCCTTGAGGAAATCGTCAAAGCACGTCATCTTGAAGTTCAGCACTTTGCCGTCGTTGATGGGCACACCTTCCGATCGTAAAAGTTCCTGCTTCCTTTCCGCCCCTTTCCCCGCCCCATTATACCAACCAGTGCGTCCATTGGAGTAGACCACACGGTGGCAGGGCACCTTGAAGGGACGGGGGCGGTCCACGGAGAGGACCCGACCCACCGCGCGGGAGGCGGCCAGGTCACCTAATGCCCTAGCTAAAGCACCGTATGTGCTGACCCGCCCCTCCGGTATCTGCACCGTCAGGTCGTACACGTAC
The nucleotide sequence above comes from Methanomassiliicoccales archaeon. Encoded proteins:
- a CDS encoding DUF5788 family protein; this translates as MNGDKCADDCLTPEERGKILSHFHSLLFWVGEFVPELEELEGQEVPLRDVVFQFITEHSPSEATIKGAHELATLLDKKAKSLEKDLATKDMGKLRAYEVMHEALGLLRAVDELRSVKAEERHVKAKALLAKVSDERRWLDFVKKINTN
- a CDS encoding endonuclease V, with product MMDKEFHLQDHDLYRYVYDLTVQIPEGRVSTYGALARALGDLAASRAVGRVLSVDRPRPFKVPCHRVVYSNGRTGWYNGAGKGAERKQELLRSEGVPINDGKVLNFKMTCFDDFLKDPILEKMAAVQRELAANVLQEGDALAFDRIAGLDVSYDGDKAFAAMVVLDRKGVILEERASECQVNFPYVPGYLGFREMRPYSLLLEQGRQDTLYLIDGHGRAHPRRAGIASQFGVVHDVAAGGVGKSALSGNVRSGTLYLDDEEVGRVVKGPRGKARYVSVGHKVGLDSICQLVRSLPKDPLTMAHDLCGRVRRGEEHR